The proteins below are encoded in one region of Anoplopoma fimbria isolate UVic2021 breed Golden Eagle Sablefish chromosome 19, Afim_UVic_2022, whole genome shotgun sequence:
- the rbm28 gene encoding RNA-binding protein 28 translates to MEPRATEPKAKEPRAMPARTLFVNSLPASATNARLEEIFSEIGPVKQCFVVTEKGTVKCRGFGFVTYAMEEDAQRAVKEVKQYDGKKVSVTVAKKKITDKRKAATTEPAAAPTENEQKAKGFRKTNLKSRLIIRNLSFKCSEDDLTQLFSEFGKVLEAKIPLKPDGKMRGFAFVLFKNLSEAGKALNAMNLKEIKGRQVAIDWAVPKDKFIATQLSSSAGNKITEATTKESDTKGDTEDEDEEKPQAPPEKKRVHSKPSLPQVEESQSDDDDDDGEEQDSEEEEEQEEEEDDEDEEEDEKEVDDVSQEEDDGSDDDKSSLDSNDDEDEDEEEDEDQEEDESAKKKAPKKLLPSDVKEGRTIFIRNLSFDTEEEGLEEVLLKYGELNYIKVVIHADTGHSKGCSFAQFKTKEAADKCLAAAQDEAENGGIRLDGRKLLIVAAVSREDASKLKVDKVKVETGTRNLYLAREGLIRAGTKAAEGVPEADMTKRTRFEEVKRAKLRGLNVFVSKNRLCVHNLPKSVDNKKLKALCLQAVKGGKGVRITECRVMYDKKPEKGQVTGQSLGYGFVQFQAHEHALSTLRYLNNNPDIFGSHKRPIVEFSLEDSRKLKIKELREQKYKERNVAFKKGTKPQPETAEDGKGPRKAVNKAQSSSEQTQNNERAPVDSQKEGGRYLGFQTKPEVEHVDLQNGKKRKKVLTFPTHRGPKIRLRDKGKQQAPPPKKPKPGSNRKDRQRQQMEKPTQRSNQVKPTKKNFKRKGGDRFDSLVEQYKKKLMDNSYKSTNVKRNKWFDS, encoded by the exons atgGAGCCGAGAGCCACGGAGCCGAAAGCCAAGGAGCCGAGAGCCATGCCTGCACGGACCCTGTTCGTTAACTCCCTGCCGGCTTCAGCTACAAACGCACGGCTGGAGGAAATATTCTCAGAAATCGGTCCGGTCAAGCAATGCTTCGTGGTCACAGAGAAAG GCACAGTAAAATGTCGGGGATTTGGCTTTGTCACATATGCCATGGAGGAAGATGCACAGCGAGCAGTGAAAGAAGTCAAGCAATACGACGGAAAGAAGGTTTCTGTAACAGTAGCGAAGAAGAAAATCACAGACAAACGGAAAGCAG CAACTACAGAGCCAGCTGCAGCACCAACAGAAAATGAGCAGAAAGCCAAAGGCTTCAGGAAAACCAATCTGAAATCTCGACTCATCATAAGGAACCTGAGTTTTAAG TGCTCAGAAGATGACCTGACACAACTTTTTTCCGAGTTTGGAAAAGTTCTTGAGGCCAAAATTCCCCTCAAACCAG aTGGGAAGATGCGCGGATTTGcctttgtcctttttaaaaatttgTCTGAGGCAGGGAAAGCGCTTAATGCCATGAACCTGAAGGAGATAAAAG GTCGACAGGTAGCAATTGACTGGGCCGTGCCTAAGGACAAGTTTATCGCCACGCAATTGTCATCAAGTGCAG GAAATAAGATTACAGAAGCAACTACAAAAGAGTCCGACACCAAGGGTGACACTGAAGACGAAGACGAAGAAAAGCCACAAGCACCACCCGAGAAGAAACG AGTCCATTCCAAACCATCTCTGCCACAGGTGGAAGAATCCCaatcagatgatgatgatgatgatggcgaGGAACaagacagtgaggaggaggaagaacaggaggaggaggaggatgatgaagatgaagaagaagacgagaAAGAGGTTGATGATGTGTCCCAGGAAGAGGACGACGGCAGTGACGATGATAAGAGCAGCCTTGATtcaaatgatgatgaagatgaggatgaagaggaagatgaggaccAAGAAGAAGATGAATCAG CTAAAAAGAAAGCCCCAAAGAAACTTCTCCCTTCAGATGTGAAAGAGGGCAGAACAATTTTCATCAG GAACCTTTCCTTTGATACAGAGGAAGAAGGTCTTGAGGAAGTCCTGCTAAAGTATGGAGAGCTAAACTACATTAAGGTTGTTATCCACGCAGACACAGGACATTCAAAAG GTTGTTCCTTTGCTCAGTTCAAGACTAAAGAGGCTGCAGATAAATGCTTAGCAGCAGCACAGGATGAGGCAGAG AACGGAGGCATCCGTCTCGATGGCAGAAAGCTGTTGATTGTGGCGGCAGTGAGCAGAGAGGATGCTTCCAAGCTGAAAGTGGACAAGGTGAAAGTGGAAACTGGCACCAGGAACCTGTATCTGGCCAGAGAGGGAT TGATCCGTGCTGGAACCAAAGCTGCAGAGGGTGTACCTGAAGCAGACATGACCAAAAGAACCAGA tTTGAAGAAGTAAAGAGGGCCAAGCTTCGGGgcttaaatgtgtttgtgtcgaAGAATCGTCTGTGTGTCCATAACCTGCCCAAGTCGGTGGACAATAAAAAACTCAAAGCACTCTGCCTCCAAGCAGTAAAAGGAGGCAAGGGAGTCCGCATCACAGAG TGCCGGGTGATGTATGACAAGAAACCAGAGAAGGGTCAGGTGACGGGACAATCATTAGGTTATGGCTTTGTCCAGTTCCAGGCCCATGAACATGCTCTCAGCACACTTCGTTACCTTAACAACAACCCTGACATCTTTGGTTCACACAAG AGACCTATCGTTGAGTTCTCACTGGAGGATTCAaggaaactgaaaataaaagaattgCGAGAACAAAAATACAAG GAAAGGAATGtggcttttaaaaaaggaacaaaacctCAGCCCGAGACAGCCGAAGATGGAAAAGGAcccaggaaagctgtaaataaAGCACAATCCTCATCAgagcagacacaaaacaacGAAAGAG CTCCCGTCGATAGCCAGAAGGAAGGCGGACGCTATTTAGGCTTCCAGACCAAGCCTGAGGTCGAGCACGTAGATTTGCAGAACGGAAAGAAACGAAAGAAGGTTCTAACCTTCCCCACCCATCGGGGGCCTAAGATCAG ATTGCGTGACAAAGGAAAGCAGCAGGCTCCGCCACCCAAGAAACCAAAGCCTGGATCCAACAGGAAGGACCGTCAAAGACAACAGATGGAAAAGCCCACACAGCGCAGCAACCAG GTTAAACCCACAAAGAAGAATTTCAAGAGAAAGGGTGGGGACCGTTTTGACAGCCTGGTGGAGCAGTACAAGAAGAAACTGATGGATAACAGTTACAAGAGCACCAATGTCAAAAGAAACAAGTGGTTTGATAGTTaa